AATCAATTCCCCACATGTAATAGATAATAACCAAAATGATGACattgacaataataataataataataataataataataattgtgataatccatataataaaaggatAATACCAATAAATAACAAATCAACAAATAATGATGCCTGCACAattgataatatatcaaatatacaACACAGGAAGAATCAAACGAatgatcaaaataataaaagtaaagatgatgaaataaatgaagaaatatctagcaatttaacatataaaaaaactcTATTTGATGACAAAATTCAattattcaaaaataaatatgataaaaatattttggaTGATAAAGATTTTGTTCAACTATGGAAATATAACGAAAAAGGAGAAATAGTCGAAACAATCAATAAAATACCTATAccaaaaatttatttaaatattgatGATCCCAAATATCTGTCATGGaaaattttacaaaattcTGGAAAAACAGCTTTCAAAGAAATTCCAACACCAAATAGAAAACTAGAAGCATGGAGGCAACAAGtaaatttaaaaacattttataaacaaaattttGATAGCAGTATAAGTTTAAGAAATATTTCTAAAGAAGAATTAGTtgattataaaatgaaaatagtAGATAAtacatttgaaaaaaatgaaaaagttcAAAATGATATATCTGATCATTTtgataacataaaaatggataatcaacaaaatgaagaaaaagtgGAATTGAATgagaatataaattattacaatagtgataatataaatggtgataatataaatggtgataatataaatggtgataatataaatggtgataatataaatggtgataatataaatggtgataatataaatggtgataatataaatggtgataatataaatggtgataatataaatggtgataatataaatggtgataatataaatgatgataatataaatgatgataatataaatgatgttaataataatcataataataatcataatagtGATAATCATTATTACTATGGAGATACCCATAAAAtcaataatcaaaataaaaaaaatgttaacgAAACTATTAATATAAGTGAAAACACAAATatggatgataataataataatgaaatatattcacaaaattataaagaacaaagaataaaaaatcaagatatatctaataatgcatataattttaataaagaaCACATTGACAAGTGCAaaagaaaatacaaaaaagcTTTTTATACACTAGTTGTAAGAGATGGAATAGTAGATGAATATTTATCTGATGATattaacattttaaaaaatctagataataaattaaaaaaaaaatctgaAATAAACcaaaataaggaaaatgaaaatgaaaatgaaaacaatTCACAAagtgataataatacaacCAAACAACATATTCAAGATGAACAAGGAactgaacaaaaaaaaagtaaaatatttGTTGGTAGCTTTTTTAATGTAAAAGATGTAGAAAttgaatatttaattaataaagaattatattttatacctGAACATTCAAATTGGTATAAAACAAATACACAACCATTTATTAGAGGACAAATTGGAAAACAGTCAAGAAAATTTGATAATGATTATCCTATTTATGATTATAGAAAAAGTGATTTTGGTATGGCCAAATTCTCATCATTAAATTTAGCATCTATCAAAGATTGTGCTGTAGTATATTTAGATGAAAATATTGATTTAAGTGATAAATTTATtcatgttatatttatagcaacctcaaaaaatgaagatattgataataacaataataataatgataataataatgataatgatatatatgaaaaacaatccaaatataatgtatatgaaAACATTCCATCTAATAACAAACAAAccaattcaaataataattctgaATATAATAACGAACAAAATAATTGTAGTAACAAACAAATTACAAATGatgaacaaaatgataacgaatatgaaaaagaagaaagtaTTCAAAAATGTCATATGGAAAAAGTTATATCGAGTCATGATGATACAATACAAAATTgtgatattgaaaaaaatgaatgtaaagaaaataaaaaaagtaaatatacACAAATCAAATTAACAGAATATCATACGCACAATCCAATAACAAATCCTAGATTAGTTGTATATGTAAAAGGAAATagcaaaataaatatatacgaatcacatatatcattaaataaaagtaatagtGGACTAGTTAATGGATTCTCAAGAATTTGTTTAGAAGAAAAATCCAATGTAAAACATACATTATCTCAAGAATTAGGAAATAATGTATGGCATTTTCATAACGTATCAGTAAAAAATGGATTAAATGCAAATTATAAATTCGTTGATGTATTACTAGGTAGCTTATCCTCAAGAATTAATTTACAAATAGAAGGAGAAAAAGGATGTAAACAAGAAAGTTATGGTTTATCATTATTAGaagataaacaaaatattagTCAATATGAAATGTTTCATCACGAACATCCATCTATGGAAACTAATCAATTATTTAAATGCCTAGTATCTGATAAAGCACATGCCGTCTGGAGAAGTAGAGGTAGAATAGAAAGAAATGCAATAAAAGCAAAATTAAATACCTTATGTAAATCTATTCTATTGAATTTTGGAGCTAGCGCTGTATGTATACCCACCCTAGAAATTATACCAAGTGATATAGAATGTGCAAATCACGGTGCAACCATAAGTGATTTAGAAAAAGAACCAATCTTCTCATTAATGACAAGAGGAATATCTGAAAGAAATGCTAGAGAAATAATGATGAATTCTTTTGTTAAGGAAATTTTAGACCATATATCTGACGAAAATCTTAAAAATAGGGTATATCAAAAGGTTTTAAAATTTTCTCAAAAGTATAAAAGTTCTACTTATTaatatgtacacatatatatatatatatatatatatatatatatatatgaagattcatattcttattattactCAATTAAATtacatctttattatttaaaatataacaaaatataaaatatttaacatatttttaaggCAAATGAAAAgtagaaaattatatatgaatatatatatgtctcaTTCCTACATTTTAGattaagtttttttttttttttttttttttttgtatcatttatatttaatttgtatTAATGTTTGTAATCTTTTCTAACATATtacttatatttaaaaaaaaaattaacataaacatataaatatatacatatatttatatatatgtatgtatttatgtgAGAACTGATGCTCATATACTTATCATATTACTCTAAAGTAACACTTTTATTAGTTAAATCAGTaccatttaataatttttccaTCGTACTTGGAGAAATAGAATCCTGTTCTGTTTGAGGAATATCTTTAATCTGTAAGTTTGGAAATTGTGCTTCACACGTTTCTTCAaagttatatttttgttcaaGATTTAAAGTTAAAATGTCTTGAGCTTCTTTACAAGGTCCTTTGTATTTTTCATCTGGCTTACACATACCTTTATAATTCCcttctttaatatattcaaaatatattggACATTTGGAATAGTCTCTTTGAGAATTTTCCACACATAACCATTTTACATTACATATTTTACTAAATTtctctttttcatttatatccaTATAGTCAAAATGAGTTATACGTGGACAATTATTTGGAGCAATGTAATCATCTGGAGCTTTACAAGCACCTGAATTCATTAAATTCAACCATCCTCGAGGACAAGCATAGATATCATAGCCAAAagtacatttatttttgcAAGGCCAAGGAATTCCATATTTTGTGGAAAACGCAATTCTTTgctataatataaatatattaaaatattcacGTATACACACAatatcaacatatatatatatatatatatatatatatatatatatatatatatatatttatttatttatttatttatttatttatttatttatttatgcttccttatagatataaattatatttcatcttcattaaaatatttctttttattacatgATAAGACATATGACTTATTGCCTCAATTTCTTCCTTTGAAATTAAACCCCTCAATTCATTACTTCCCATACACATGTCATCCTTTACACTATAAGACCATcctataattaaaaattgttatatttttttatatgtagaagaaacatatatgtatttatttaatacgatttaaataatattttaatcattttattctatttattgtccattatttttttatatcaccTTTAGGACATGTTATGGAATAATCTCgttctataaatataaaaaaaaaaaaaaaaattttaaacactttataattatttataattttatatatgtgaaaaatAGACTCTACATAACGTCTGGCCGTTTTACTAATTAAGcattaattattatcatagataaaatattcaacatgtctatatatatatatatatatatatatttattaattttaccACATGATTCTTCTTTACAAGGCCAAACCTAGGGtgataagaaaaagaagagaagaagaaaaaaaaaaaaaaattcaactTTCTAttacttcatttttattacatatattttcttttctgtTGTTCCTTTTCTTGTTTTATTTAGAACATTAGAATACCACTTTACAAgcttaataaaaaaaaaaaaaaagaaaaaaaagttatacaTAAATGTAATAGTAATCGTTCTTATTAAATCGATATTAATTATGTGTCTTGCTAAAAATACTTGAAGAAAATTGCTCCTTATCATTTTGTGTAAAAGTATCAAAATcctgaaaataaaataataacagaaatgtaaataactatatatatatatatatatatatatatatatatatatatatatacatatacatatttattaatgtttgcatatgtatgtatgtattcaATCATATTCTTACCATTGATCTATTACATCCTCCAGAATAGtttcttcaaaaaaaaaaaaaatatatatatataaatatgtgtgTGTCTCATATTATGTTAAACACATCCCatattaataacatattaataaaaacgCATTATctcttttataatataatttttaatatatatactctGGAGCTTCACACGTTCCATTGTAAATCCAATTTTCTGGACATTCCCTTAAGTAATCTCTTTCTCCATTTCCACAGGATTCATTAATACATGACCAATTGacttaaaaacaaaatatatatttaaacaaaaattaatgtattaaataaaatatttcaagaaaaaatatatgaataatatatctttatattgtATCACAACTATTTTAATAACCTTTGCAATCTTTTGCTATTGAgcttttttcttttgcaTTCATAGGTTCTAAAATCATGATATGAGCACATGGTCCAGAATAATCcctataataaataaatatattaataaataattaaataaataaataaatatatatatatatatatatatatatatatatatattttttttttcaatatcatAGAAATATATCGTTTcattttactttttcttaCTTTGGAGCGGAACATTGAGTTTCTGTGATTGGTTCCCACATCGAAGGACACTGTTTAGAATAATCTcgcatacatattttatcgTTAACTGGTTTTTTTGATAtccattttatttcatcTATATCATccattaataatttttctaaaGTAGTTGGTATTTTCATATTCAACAAATCAGTACTTAAAGCAGATGGTTCTTTAGTTATTTCATAATGGCTATTATGACACAAACATGTATATggaatacataaatataatttatatatatatatattcaacggtatatttcttcttttaatttttttttatttttatataatagaatAACCTTTCTAAATTTTCCTTTATGGCAACTAAGGgcaaaataatgaaataagtcaacataataaatataacacaacaattattatatatattaaataataatatatatatataaactaattagaatatataaatttatatatatttatttacctCCTAATTCATTTGCAACATTTATATCACTAAAggaggaaaaataaaatatacatatatttatatatatatatatatatatatatatatattgtcttttttatattgtataaatgTTCTATTACTCTTCTTCttgctttttctttttatcgtCTGGAATATCATCTGCTGCTATATACATAGCAATCGGAGgcttttctttctttttcttttccaattcttttatattcttttcctttttagaCACATCGgaaacatttttaataatatttaattttttatttttcaaaataaggttttttatttcttcttcacTTTGTTCATCTACTTCTttaatatcatttattaatttccTTTTTGTTGTACCATATATAAGATTTGTGCCTTCACTgaatttttttacttttccattttttctaACCACACtatatgaatttatattaCCATTTTCTGGAATTTCCCATCGATGATTATAATTTACATCAACAATTTTTATGGGTCTCCCTCTACTATCTATTTGATATACACCATTTTCCACATTGGGATATTTTCTATACAAATGTATTTTTACACCcacaattttatttataaataagacaaaaattaaagatatacacttcttcatatttttagaaaataaagaaggagaattgaaaatatatatcaatataatgttatttaaaataataacaaaaaaaaaaaaaagaaaaaaaaaaaaaaaaaaaaaaagatgtatatatatatatatatatatatgcacatCTATTCTTACAAAACAATTGGAGGTAATAAatcaaagaaaaatatatttcattttttcaaaaaaaaaaaaaaaaaaagacatatattattcttacataaataattactcataatttcaaaataaatatatacctatatatatatatatatatataacatgagAAGAAAACGAATTAGAAATATTCTGTTCATGTAATAAAGTATTTGCCTCAAATGACATACATATAACATTTCATTATACTTAGAATATATGTCTATATGATTCTATgtcttataataaaaatgaaattattaaatataaattaatataacatctattttgtgtatatacacattttctttttcatttaaaaataaaagaaaagaaagaaaaaaaaaagatattgcGCGTTATTGTATTTCACATATTAATCtcgtaaatatatatatatatatatatatattaatatgtttaattatattatcttattatataagaTTATGATAACCCTAATTAATATAACAGaatcaaattttttttactattttCAATAGTTTACCATATATTGTGTATCCATCTCTTTTttgaaatttaatttttaacatGACACATAAGAATTAAATAAcagtcatatatatatatatatatataattacaaaatttttatgtctacgtaataaatgaaaattatattccttttaccctaatatctatatatatatatataatttaagaaaCTGTTTTAATGATTGAACTAATAAAATAGGATGATAATCCaaagaattttttataagagaaaaaatgaaataagaaaataaatattatcacatatatatatatatatatatatttatttatttatttatttaaatagtgtaataaaaaagaaataaatgatCTTTTCCCTTCAAAtatcaaacaaaaaaaaatatatattaatattttatcttattCATATGTCCTTGTTATAACTCgtataagatatataaaagttcataatattttttaagaaataatttGGACTATACACCAATTGAAtgtattacatttttatttacatcatttaaaacaaaaacaaaaaaaaaaaaaaaaaaaaaaaaataataaataccatattttataacatacCATTATTCCAgaagatatattaattttttaaaactaaaaaaaaatacattttcttcattttcccatcttcaaataaaaaataattttttgtgtataaaatatatattttatttttcttttttcataatttaccgcataattattatgtatattcatgtataatataacctatgatatatacatatatatattatatatatatatatatatatatacatgtgaTGAAATTATTAgtactaaaaaaaatataatatagtgttgcaaatatttcaaattttatagtttatattccttatatattatagtatagtataatatataacaaaaggaaataaatataaaatatttattattattttttattactcTTTGTATAGTTTCATCATTAGCttttcataaataaattattttattttattttattttatttttttttattaaaatgaaaacatagaaaaataaaataaataaaaaagaaaactatGTTAGTGAGAAGTAACGACAAATTGGTATAGtcaatattcatataaagtTTGatttgatattataaaaaaattgaactaatatatgatataaagatttctttcttttttcattattttattaatttataaatatcaccatattctaataatattattaatctaTTGAAACAAATACTAAAacgtataatatatatatatatat
This Plasmodium falciparum 3D7 genome assembly, chromosome: 11 DNA region includes the following protein-coding sequences:
- a CDS encoding FeS cluster assembly protein SufD; this translates as MPNIFLSNYIFIFILLTNKFLKTFDYVESKHWNNICLKDLYDKNDIKLNKTNKLKLKYKNFMFSDLKKQKKRKETETATGTITQKQKHTKKKKLHGQTNGYFIKRNKIQHIFANIPYNNNFKKINQDIYTFKNVNYHPKNANKKVYLKINNATHLETIKTYITKCIKNYRHQNEEKTQKKIRNYNNIIQYYVSRKNNNNNNNNRFIHTYNMLFINIFYNIISKNRNEKKKKNRKTDFQKYLRKYEELYQKFTPENDAENNDINNDKNNSDLISQINKKNISNIIINEWCLRNNNEKYNSTLMYDYISNMHNTEYQDITCVNNFIKNNEMIEKETWEHKQKPYLTYKYEFKYRDPINRKNKLYQYEYYIPKLITYEEDISTEPKFVPSNFKSPKCYNNSPVNALTTSGFSSRNIDTFGKERNKIYSFNTPTDVKRNIFFDDLILISSSYNQHFFPNLNFLLNLHTLQILIRDKTAIETDYMIDKFDQLKEKLIQINSPHVIDNNQNDDIDNNNNNNNNNNNCDNPYNKRIIPINNKSTNNDACTIDNISNIQHRKNQTNDQNNKSKDDEINEEISSNLTYKKTLFDDKIQLFKNKYDKNILDDKDFVQLWKYNEKGEIVETINKIPIPKIYLNIDDPKYLSWKILQNSGKTAFKEIPTPNRKLEAWRQQVNLKTFYKQNFDSSISLRNISKEELVDYKMKIVDNTFEKNEKVQNDISDHFDNIKMDNQQNEEKVELNENINYYNSDNINGDNINGDNINGDNINGDNINGDNINGDNINGDNINGDNINGDNINGDNINGDNINDDNINDDNINDVNNNHNNNHNSDNHYYYGDTHKINNQNKKNVNETINISENTNMDDNNNNEIYSQNYKEQRIKNQDISNNAYNFNKEHIDKCKRKYKKAFYTLVVRDGIVDEYLSDDINILKNLDNKLKKKSEINQNKENENENENNSQSDNNTTKQHIQDEQGTEQKKSKIFVGSFFNVKDVEIEYLINKELYFIPEHSNWYKTNTQPFIRGQIGKQSRKFDNDYPIYDYRKSDFGMAKFSSLNLASIKDCAVVYLDENIDLSDKFIHVIFIATSKNEDIDNNNNNNDNNNDNDIYEKQSKYNVYENIPSNNKQTNSNNNSEYNNEQNNCSNKQITNDEQNDNEYEKEESIQKCHMEKVISSHDDTIQNCDIEKNECKENKKSKYTQIKLTEYHTHNPITNPRLVVYVKGNSKINIYESHISLNKSNSGLVNGFSRICLEEKSNVKHTLSQELGNNVWHFHNVSVKNGLNANYKFVDVLLGSLSSRINLQIEGEKGCKQESYGLSLLEDKQNISQYEMFHHEHPSMETNQLFKCLVSDKAHAVWRSRGRIERNAIKAKLNTLCKSILLNFGASAVCIPTLEIIPSDIECANHGATISDLEKEPIFSLMTRGISERNAREIMMNSFVKEILDHISDENLKNRVYQKVLKFSQKYKSSTY
- a CDS encoding CPW-WPC family protein, encoding MKKCISLIFVLFINKIVGVKIHLYRKYPNVENGVYQIDSRGRPIKIVDVNYNHRWEIPENGNINSYSVVRKNGKVKKFSEGTNLIYGTTKRKLINDIKEVDEQSEEEIKNLILKNKKLNIIKNVSDVSKKEKNIKELEKKKKEKPPIAMYIAADDIPDDKKKKQEEDDINVANELGVAIKENLESHYEITKEPSALSTDLLNMKIPTTLEKLLMDDIDEIKWISKKPVNDKICMRDYSKQCPSMWEPITETQCSAPKDYSGPCAHIMILEPMNAKEKSSIAKDCKVNWSCINESCGNGERDYLRECPENWIYNGTCEAPENYSGGCNRSMDFDTFTQNDKEQFSSTCKVVWPCKEESCERDYSITCPKGWSYSVKDDMCMGSNELRGLISKEEIEAISHMSYHQRIAFSTKYGIPWPCKNKCTFGYDIYACPRGWLNLMNSGACKAPDDYIAPNNCPRITHFDYMDINEKEKFSKICNVKWLCVENSQRDYSKCPIYFEYIKEGNYKGMCKPDEKYKGPCKEAQDILTLNLEQKYNFEETCEAQFPNLQIKDIPQTEQDSISPSTMEKLLNGTDLTNKSVTLE